The following DNA comes from Mycobacteroides immunogenum.
ACTCTGACGTGGTTGCGTTTGGCCGCGACCTGACGGTGAGTTACCGCGTGTGGTCCCCGAAGTCGGGATACCCGGGCCATGCCGCGTACCGCGACTTCCACACCTATGACCATGACACCGGCCTCAAGCCGGCCCGTGTCACCGGGCGCAATGTGCCCTCGGAAGCCAAGGCGCCGTACGACCCAGAGCGCGCGAACGCCGCGATCGACGTCCATGTCCGCGATTTTGTGGACACCGTCCGCCAGCGGCTTGTCGACGAATCCGGCCGCATCGGGCGGCCCGCACATGTCATCGCCGCCTTCGATACCGAGCTCTACGGACACTGGTGGTACGAAGGGCCTACCTGGCTAGAACGGGTACTGCGCGCGCTGCCCGAGGCCGGTATCGAGGTGGGCACGCTGGAACAGGCCCGCGAGCAGGGATACGTGGGTGCGCCATTCGACTTACCCGCCAGCTCATGGGGATCCGGCAAGGACTGGCATGTGTGGAACGGCGAAAAGGTCGCCGACTTGGTCCAGTTGAACACCGAGGTGGTCGATACCGCGCTCACCGCGGTCGACAAGGCCCTGGGCGAACAACCCGCGCCGCACACCCGCAATCGAGTGGCCGATCAGATCCTGCGTGAAGCGCTGCTCACGGTGTCCAGCGACTGGCCCTTCATGGTCAGCAAGGATTCTGCGGCCGACTACGCGCGCTACCGCGCGCACCTACACGCGCACGCCACCCGAGAGATTGCCGCAGCCCTGGCCAGCGGACGCCACGACGCGGCAACTCGGTTGGCGGACGGTTGGAATCGCGCCGACGGATTGTTCGGCGCGCTTGATGCCCGGAGGCTGCCCCGATGAGAATCTTGATGGTCTCCTGGGAGTACCCGCCCGTGGTCATCGGCGGGCTGGGCCGGCACGTGCATCACCTGTCCACCGAGCTGGCTGCCGCCGGGCACGATGTGGTGGTGCTTACCCGGCGCCCGTCGGGAACCGACCCGGCGAGTCATCCGACATCCGACGAGATCTCCGAGGGTGTCCGGGTGGTTGCCGCCGCCGAAGATCCTCATGACTTCGACTTCGGCACCGACATGATGGCCTGGACGCTCGCGATGGGGCACGCCATGGTCCGGGCAGGATTGGCCTTGGGTCTCAAGGGGTCCGGCGACTGGCGCCCTGACGTGGTGCATGCCCACGACTGGTTGGTGGCCCATCCGGCGATCGCGCTGGCCGAGCATTTCGATGTGCCGCTGGTATCCACGCTGCACGCCACCGAGGCCGGCCGTCACAGCGGATGGGTGTCCGGCCGCATCAGCAGGCAGGTTCATTCGGTGGAGTGGTGGCTGGCCCGCGAATCCGATTCCCTGATCACCTGCTCGGCCTCGATGCTCGACGAAGTGACCGAGCTGTTCGGACCCGAGCTGCCGCAGGTTCACGTGATCCGTAACGGAATCGACGTCACCCGTTGGGTCTTCGCTCCCCGGCTGCCCGCGGACGGTACTCCCCCGGTGCTGCTCTTCGTGGGGCGCCTCGAGTATGAGAAGGGCATCCACGACGCCATCGCGGCACTGCCCAAGATCCGCCGCGCGCACCCCGGAACCGTGCTCGCGGTGGCCGGCGACGGCACCCAACAAGATTGGCTGCTGGAACAGGCACGCAAGTACAAGGTCGTCAAATCTGTGCAGTTCCTGGGCAATCTGGACCATGAAGGACTGCTGCACTGGTTGCATCACGCCGATGCCATCCTGCTGCCCAGCCACTACGAGCCATTCGGGATTGTGGCGCTGGAAGCCGCCGCCGCGGGCACTCCCCTGGTGACCTCAACCGTTGGTGGCCTTGGCGAAGCCGTCATCGACGGGGAGACCGGATTGTCCTTTACGCCACGCGATGTGGCGGGTATCGCCGACGCGGTCAGTCGCACACTCGACGATCCCGCCGCCGCCGCCGAGCGCGCTGTGGCGGCGCGCGCCCGGCTCACCGCGGACTTCGACTGGGCCACCGTCGCCGATGAAACCGCACAGGTGTACCTGGCGGCCAAACGGCGCGAACGAGAACCCCTGGGCCGCAGCGTTATCGTCGAGCGCCCCCTGCCGGACCGGTAAACCAGCTATCCCCGAGCAACAGAAAGTGAGCCGCAGATGACGGCTGGTGCGGCGGCTCGCGTTGCCAAACTGTTCGAGTCCGATCCCCAGTTCCGGGCCGCCATGCCCGATCCGGAGGTGATGGACTCACTGCTGGTGCCCGGCCTGCGCCTGTCTCAGGTTCTCCACGCCCTGCTCAGCGGCTACGCGGACCGGCCGGTGATGGGTTTCCGGTCCCGCGAATCGGTCATCGATGCCGAAACTGGCCGCACCGTCGACCGGCTGCTCCCCGCGTTCGAAACCATCACCTACGGGCAGCTCCTCGCCAACATCTCTGCTCTGCTGGCCGAATGGCAGCATGGCACCGTACCCATCGGCGCGGGCGACTTCGTCGCCACCATCGGCTTCTCCAGCCCCGAGTACGTCACTCTCGATCTAGCCGCCCTGATGAACGGGTCGGTATCGATTCCACTGCAGCACAACACATCTGCGGCCCAACTGCGCATGATGCTGGAGGAGACCAATCCCCGGCTGATCGCGGCGAGCGCCAACTGTCTGGATCTCGCGGTCGAAGCTGCTATCGGGCTTACCGAACTGCGCCGGTTGGTGGTCTTCGATTACCGCGCCGAGACCGATGATCATCGCGAAAAGCTCACCACGGCAACCGAACGCCTGAAGTCGGCGGGTATGGAAGTGGTCGTCGAGCCGCTCGCAGACGTGATCGCCACCGGACGAGATCTACCCGAACCGGTGCTGTACACCGACGGAGACGACCAGCGCACTGCCCTGATCATGTACACCTCCGGCAGCACCGGCGCGCCCAAGGGCGCAATGTTCACCGAGTGGACGGTGACTCGCTTCTGGTCCTCGGGCGCCGCGCCCAACCGGGATACCCCGATCATCAATGTGAACTTCCTGCCGCTGAACCATCTGGCAGGCCGGGTGGGCCTGCTGACAGCCTTCATTCCCGGCGGCACCTGTTACTTCGTTCCGGAGAGCGATCTGTCCACGCTTTTCGAGGATTGGCAGTTGGCGCGCCCCACCCACATGGGCGTGGTCCCCCGCGTGGTCGACATGCTTTTCCAGCACCATCAGACGCGGATGGACGCGCTGATGGCCGAAGGAGCCGACGCCGACACCGCCGACCGATTGGCCAAAACCGAACTGCGCGAAGATGTGCTGGGTGGGCGCGTGGTAGCGGGCATGCTCGCCACAGCGCCGCTGTCGCCCGAGATGAAAACATTCCTGGAGTCCTCGCTGGACTTCCACCTCCTTGATCTCTACGGCCTGACCGAGGTCGGCGGCGTGTTCCGCGATGGCAAAATCTCCCGCCCGCCGGTGCTCGACTACAAGCTTGTCGACGTTCCCGAGCTCGGGTACTACACCACCGATAAACCCCATCCGCGTGGCGAATTGCTGGTCAAGAGTGCCACCGCGACGCCTGGGTACTACAAACGTCCCGACGTGACCGCCGAGGTGTTCGACTCCGACGGCTACTACCGCACCGGCGACGTGATGGCGGAAATCGCGCCAGATCAGCTGGTGTACCTGGACAGGCGCAACAACGTCATCAAGCTCGCTCAGGGCGAGTTCGTCGCCGTGGCCAACCTGGAGACGGTATATGTGGGTGCGCCGTTGGTGCGCCAGATCTTCGTGTACGGCAACAGCGAACGTGCGTATCTACTCGCTGTCGTGGTGCCCACCGAAGAGGCCCTGCGAGTGCACCCCGATCCCGTCGAGTTGAAGAACTCGATCCGGGAGTCGCTACAGCGGACGGCACGCGCCAATCACCTGCATTCCTATGAGCTACCCGCCGACTTCATCATCGAGGCGGCGCCGTTCACCATCGAGAGCGGGATGCTCGCTGCGGTTGGTAAGCCCATACGGCCCAAGATGATTGAGCACTACGGGCAACGGCTCGAACAGCTGTACATCGACCTCGCCGAGGCCCGTGTCCAAGAACTCCGACAACTGCGCGACACGGCGCGGCAGCGTCCCGTCATCGATACCGTGACCGAGGCCGCGCAGGCACTGCTGGGCATGTCGGCGGACGCGGTCCGCCCGGACCATCACTTCCTCGATCTCGGCGGAGATTCGCTGTCCGCGCTGACGTTTTCCAATCTACTGCGGGACCTCTTCGACGTCGAAGTTCCGGTCGGCGTGATCACCGGTCCCGCCGCCGATCTGCGCAAGCTGGCCGCCTACATAGAGCAGAGCGAACGAGCTGCCCCCGCCACCGCGGCCAGTGTGCACGGGCCAAACATCGGTGTGATCCGTGCGGACGAGCTGGCACTCGACAAGTTCCTCGACGCCGAAACGCTCCGTAACGCAACGCAACTGGATGCACCTTCAGGTGCCGTCAACACCGTGCTACTCACCGGCGCCAACGGATACCTCGGCAGATTCCTCTGCCTGGAATGGCTGCAACGCATGGCGCAGACGGATCGACAGCTGATCTGCCTGGTCCGCGGCGCCGACGACGATGAGGCACTGGCTCGTCTTGAGGCCGCATACGGCGAAACCGACCGCGCACTACTCGATGAGTTCCGCACGCTCGCTCGACGGCATCTGCGGGTGATCGCCGCCGATATCGCCCAGCCCCGTTTCGGGTTGGCCGACACGGTCTGGGCACAGCTCGCCCGTGACGTCGACAAGATAGTCCATCCGGCCGCACTGGTGAACCACGTACTGCCGTACAACCAGCTTTTCGGCCCCAATGTCGTTGGCACAGCCGAGGTTGTCCGTTTGGCCTTGACCACCCGGATGAAGCCGGTGACCTACCTGTCCACGATGGCCGTGGCCATGACCGTCCCCGACTTCGACGAGGACGGCGATATCCGCACGGTGAGCCCCACCCGGCACATCGGTCCGGGTTACGCCAACGGGTACGCCAACAGCAAGTGGGCCGGCGAGGTGCTGCTGCGAGAGGCGCACGACCTGAGTGGCCTGCCGGTCAGCGTGTTTCGGTCCGACATGATCCTGACGCACCGCCGGTACACCGGACAGCTCAATGTCACCGACGCGTTCACCCGCATGCTGCTGAGCCTGGTCCTCACCGGTATCGCGCCGCGAAGCTTCTACCGGGGCGAAGACGACGGTATCCGTCCGCGCGCCCACTACGAAGGGCTACCAGTAGATTTCGTTACCGAGGCCATTACCAGCCTCGGCCTTTCGGCTACCGAGGGATTCCGCTCGTATGACGTCATGAACCCGCACGATGACGGCATTTCGGTGGACACCTTCGTCGACTGGCTCATCGAAGACGGGCACTCCATCGACATCATCGACAGCTACGACGAGTGGCTGTCACGATTCGAGATCGCACTGCGCGGCCTGCCCGACGAGCTCCGGCGCGCCTCGGTGCTGCCTCTTCTGGATGCGTACCGCGTGCCCGGCGATCCGCGCCGCGCCGCCGCCACGCCTAACCATGTATTCCGGAAAGCCGTGCAGGAAAACAAAATCGGCGGCGAAAGTGCCGATATTCCGCAGATTGATCGCGCGTTGATCGCCAAGTACATCGG
Coding sequences within:
- a CDS encoding glycosyltransferase family 4 protein produces the protein MRILMVSWEYPPVVIGGLGRHVHHLSTELAAAGHDVVVLTRRPSGTDPASHPTSDEISEGVRVVAAAEDPHDFDFGTDMMAWTLAMGHAMVRAGLALGLKGSGDWRPDVVHAHDWLVAHPAIALAEHFDVPLVSTLHATEAGRHSGWVSGRISRQVHSVEWWLARESDSLITCSASMLDEVTELFGPELPQVHVIRNGIDVTRWVFAPRLPADGTPPVLLFVGRLEYEKGIHDAIAALPKIRRAHPGTVLAVAGDGTQQDWLLEQARKYKVVKSVQFLGNLDHEGLLHWLHHADAILLPSHYEPFGIVALEAAAAGTPLVTSTVGGLGEAVIDGETGLSFTPRDVAGIADAVSRTLDDPAAAAERAVAARARLTADFDWATVADETAQVYLAAKRREREPLGRSVIVERPLPDR
- the car gene encoding carboxylic acid reductase; the protein is MTAGAAARVAKLFESDPQFRAAMPDPEVMDSLLVPGLRLSQVLHALLSGYADRPVMGFRSRESVIDAETGRTVDRLLPAFETITYGQLLANISALLAEWQHGTVPIGAGDFVATIGFSSPEYVTLDLAALMNGSVSIPLQHNTSAAQLRMMLEETNPRLIAASANCLDLAVEAAIGLTELRRLVVFDYRAETDDHREKLTTATERLKSAGMEVVVEPLADVIATGRDLPEPVLYTDGDDQRTALIMYTSGSTGAPKGAMFTEWTVTRFWSSGAAPNRDTPIINVNFLPLNHLAGRVGLLTAFIPGGTCYFVPESDLSTLFEDWQLARPTHMGVVPRVVDMLFQHHQTRMDALMAEGADADTADRLAKTELREDVLGGRVVAGMLATAPLSPEMKTFLESSLDFHLLDLYGLTEVGGVFRDGKISRPPVLDYKLVDVPELGYYTTDKPHPRGELLVKSATATPGYYKRPDVTAEVFDSDGYYRTGDVMAEIAPDQLVYLDRRNNVIKLAQGEFVAVANLETVYVGAPLVRQIFVYGNSERAYLLAVVVPTEEALRVHPDPVELKNSIRESLQRTARANHLHSYELPADFIIEAAPFTIESGMLAAVGKPIRPKMIEHYGQRLEQLYIDLAEARVQELRQLRDTARQRPVIDTVTEAAQALLGMSADAVRPDHHFLDLGGDSLSALTFSNLLRDLFDVEVPVGVITGPAADLRKLAAYIEQSERAAPATAASVHGPNIGVIRADELALDKFLDAETLRNATQLDAPSGAVNTVLLTGANGYLGRFLCLEWLQRMAQTDRQLICLVRGADDDEALARLEAAYGETDRALLDEFRTLARRHLRVIAADIAQPRFGLADTVWAQLARDVDKIVHPAALVNHVLPYNQLFGPNVVGTAEVVRLALTTRMKPVTYLSTMAVAMTVPDFDEDGDIRTVSPTRHIGPGYANGYANSKWAGEVLLREAHDLSGLPVSVFRSDMILTHRRYTGQLNVTDAFTRMLLSLVLTGIAPRSFYRGEDDGIRPRAHYEGLPVDFVTEAITSLGLSATEGFRSYDVMNPHDDGISVDTFVDWLIEDGHSIDIIDSYDEWLSRFEIALRGLPDELRRASVLPLLDAYRVPGDPRRAAATPNHVFRKAVQENKIGGESADIPQIDRALIAKYIGDLRAHGLVR
- a CDS encoding 1,4-alpha-glucan branching protein domain-containing protein; translated protein: MTPSKKPVPGLFTMVLHTHLPWLANHGRWPVGEEWLYQSWSAAYLPLFKVLRTLAAEGRENLITLGITPVVAAQLDDPHCLTGLHSWLANWQLRAFEASTIRKTDAEPGTASSPEMLRAFGVREHQTATDALNEFDLYWRHGGSGPLRSLIDARAIELLGGPLAHPFQPLLHPRLREFALREGLADAAQRFGHAPTGIWAPECAYAPGMEEGYAAAGVRHFMVDGPSLQGDTSLGRPVGDSDVVAFGRDLTVSYRVWSPKSGYPGHAAYRDFHTYDHDTGLKPARVTGRNVPSEAKAPYDPERANAAIDVHVRDFVDTVRQRLVDESGRIGRPAHVIAAFDTELYGHWWYEGPTWLERVLRALPEAGIEVGTLEQAREQGYVGAPFDLPASSWGSGKDWHVWNGEKVADLVQLNTEVVDTALTAVDKALGEQPAPHTRNRVADQILREALLTVSSDWPFMVSKDSAADYARYRAHLHAHATREIAAALASGRHDAATRLADGWNRADGLFGALDARRLPR